Proteins encoded by one window of Candidatus Zixiibacteriota bacterium:
- a CDS encoding riboflavin synthase, giving the protein MFTGLVEDVGTIADIGLRGNYRVLSIVSVLADEHLRIGDSVNCDGACLTVVRVGAGTFTVEASPETAARTILNDYRRGDRLNLERALRAGDRLGGHFVLGHVDTTGTIEHARSAGESREIAVTFDPAFDALVVEKGSIALDGISLTVNAVRSAWLAVSLIPHSLARTTAGGYQAGRRVNIEFDMIGKYIIKIRQSTGSNTLTLDKLRQSGW; this is encoded by the coding sequence ATGTTTACCGGGTTGGTCGAAGACGTGGGGACGATCGCCGACATCGGCCTGCGGGGGAACTACCGGGTGTTGTCGATAGTCTCGGTGCTGGCCGATGAGCATCTGCGGATCGGCGATTCGGTGAACTGCGACGGCGCCTGCCTGACCGTGGTCCGGGTCGGGGCGGGGACGTTCACGGTGGAGGCGTCGCCCGAGACGGCGGCGCGGACAATTTTGAATGACTACCGGCGCGGCGACCGGCTCAATCTCGAACGGGCTCTGCGGGCGGGCGACCGGCTCGGCGGGCATTTCGTCCTCGGACATGTCGACACGACCGGGACAATCGAGCACGCCCGATCGGCGGGGGAATCGCGGGAGATCGCCGTGACCTTCGACCCGGCCTTCGATGCGCTCGTGGTCGAGAAAGGGTCGATTGCGCTTGACGGGATTTCGCTGACGGTGAATGCCGTGCGATCGGCCTGGCTGGCGGTATCTCTGATTCCGCACAGCCTTGCCCGGACGACCGCGGGCGGATATCAGGCGGGCCGGCGGGTGAACATTGAATTCGATATGATTGGCAAATATATCATTAAGATACGGCAATCAACCGGAAGTAATACTTTAACCTTGGATAAGCTCAGGCAGAGCGGATGGTAA
- the ribD gene encoding bifunctional diaminohydroxyphosphoribosylaminopyrimidine deaminase/5-amino-6-(5-phosphoribosylamino)uracil reductase RibD: MADETDIRYMQRALELAARGRFRTAPNPMVGAVIVRQGRIIGEGYHRKAGSDHADIAAIRNAVEPVAGSTVYVTLEPCCHTGRTGPCTAALIEHGVARVVFAATDPDPRVRGKGARRLRQAGIRVEAGILREQAVRLNEVFFAFHRTGRPFIILKTAQTLDGRIGAGNGDSKWISSPASRRMAHELRAEADAIVVGGGTVRRDNPALTVRHVTGPDPYRVILSASLRFPKSCRLLDDNADARTIIATMAENVERFARTRRGRSLTFWSIRRRRDGQLDVADLVRKAGQFGLRSLLVEGGSRVATSFLKAGLVDKYVAFVAPKLLGTGIDAVGDLGIASIDRALTFARTEILTCGPDIVVIGYPKRRK, encoded by the coding sequence GTGGCCGACGAGACGGACATCAGGTACATGCAACGGGCGCTCGAGCTGGCGGCGCGGGGACGGTTCCGAACCGCGCCGAACCCGATGGTCGGGGCGGTGATTGTCCGCCAGGGGCGCATCATCGGCGAGGGGTATCACCGGAAGGCAGGCTCGGATCACGCCGATATCGCGGCCATCCGGAACGCCGTCGAGCCGGTGGCCGGGAGCACGGTGTACGTGACGCTGGAGCCGTGCTGCCACACCGGGCGCACCGGTCCCTGCACGGCGGCCCTCATCGAGCACGGCGTGGCGCGCGTCGTGTTCGCCGCCACCGATCCCGACCCCCGCGTGCGGGGAAAGGGGGCGCGGCGGCTCCGGCAGGCGGGTATCCGGGTAGAGGCCGGGATCCTGCGCGAGCAGGCGGTTCGGCTCAACGAAGTATTCTTCGCCTTCCATCGGACCGGCCGGCCGTTCATTATCCTCAAGACGGCGCAGACACTCGATGGCCGGATTGGGGCGGGCAACGGCGACTCGAAATGGATTTCCAGTCCGGCCTCGCGGCGGATGGCCCACGAACTGCGGGCCGAAGCGGATGCGATCGTAGTGGGGGGCGGAACCGTGCGGCGCGACAACCCCGCCCTGACCGTGCGCCACGTCACCGGACCCGATCCCTACCGCGTCATCCTCAGCGCCTCCCTGCGTTTCCCCAAATCCTGCCGCCTTCTGGACGACAACGCCGACGCCCGCACGATCATCGCGACGATGGCCGAAAATGTCGAGCGGTTTGCGCGGACCCGGCGCGGACGCTCGCTCACCTTCTGGTCGATTCGGAGGCGCCGGGATGGGCAGCTCGACGTGGCCGACCTGGTGCGCAAGGCGGGCCAATTCGGTCTGCGCTCGCTGTTGGTCGAGGGGGGGAGCCGGGTGGCAACGTCGTTTCTCAAAGCCGGGCTGGTCGACAAGTATGTCGCGTTCGTGGCCCCCAAGCTCCTCGGCACAGGAATCGACGCCGTCGGCGATCTCGGCATCGCCTCGATCGACAGGGCGCTGACCTTCGCGCGCACTGAAATACTCACCTGCGGCCCGGACATCGTCGTCATCGGGTATCCGAAGAGGAGGAAGTGA
- a CDS encoding response regulator: MMRTSGILIQKYYHVRTGHKLAGIIAQVDTLSLMAARQLGCDFCAVFYRTAGNRTLIPVSYQHGSHLSIRNLELLEKAWGEAEVEKTPPERGLRDLPARASAADAFGAANGFACRYLLPVHEDGRLCAVVIGYWFERPGAIAGEAERMLDLVGSVLRAALSIADQLLVVENYSTRLSELLPVFEAPLEETKFSALVSATLGRAARICPTAYVVLLARDRRTGRIGCAESYGDRKPSSELCDFILRAAEPLTQVEAAGDEDDTRRFRCRDLARADTLGLTDLVVLPVAPGDELYYLLAVGATGEHGLSANDRELLSVFAVFAQTVLRNALLFRRLQRANRLLERSSDRLADAEAMAALTDLTSGVAHDFNNIFGGIMGRVQLLRLRARELPQFNDELAKVERLVAEGAETVRRLQEFATSGRAKDVQPVDLVALVQKTLQPAQARWRELAVSKSIRIEFRPETEAAVIEGCAEDLATVLRKLLENAVEHAPEGSTVAVALAADASDYRLQVCDRGKGIPPEAGKKIFYPFFTTKTERGAGLGLAIVHGIVSRHGGKVGYECTPDAGTVFTAAFKRPATVAEISEVTTRRKASAAGLRILVVDDDDQIREVLRDMLVIAGHQAVACANGFEALETVNREPFDIMITDLGMPGMSGLDLAGAVHEQAPKMPIAMITGWGTQLDQREIAAKGVRAVLSKPFHLKDIRALVDELAGA; encoded by the coding sequence GTGATGCGCACTTCGGGGATACTCATTCAGAAATATTACCACGTGCGCACGGGCCATAAGCTGGCCGGCATCATCGCCCAGGTCGACACGCTCTCGCTGATGGCGGCGCGGCAACTCGGCTGCGACTTCTGCGCCGTGTTTTACCGGACCGCGGGCAACCGCACGCTCATTCCCGTGTCGTATCAGCACGGGAGCCACCTCAGCATTCGGAACCTCGAGTTGCTCGAGAAGGCGTGGGGGGAGGCCGAGGTGGAGAAGACGCCGCCGGAGCGGGGTTTGCGGGACTTGCCGGCCAGGGCGTCTGCGGCGGACGCTTTCGGGGCCGCGAACGGCTTCGCCTGCCGCTACCTTCTCCCGGTGCACGAGGATGGGCGGCTGTGCGCGGTGGTGATCGGCTACTGGTTTGAGCGGCCGGGCGCGATCGCCGGCGAAGCGGAGCGGATGCTCGATCTGGTCGGGTCGGTGCTGCGGGCGGCCCTGTCGATCGCCGACCAACTGCTCGTGGTCGAGAACTACTCGACCCGCCTCTCCGAGCTGCTCCCGGTGTTCGAGGCGCCGCTGGAGGAAACGAAGTTCTCGGCCCTGGTGAGCGCGACGCTCGGGCGGGCGGCGCGGATCTGCCCGACGGCGTACGTGGTGCTTCTGGCGCGCGACCGCAGGACCGGGAGAATCGGCTGCGCGGAGTCGTACGGCGACCGGAAACCCTCGTCCGAACTGTGCGACTTTATCCTCCGGGCGGCCGAGCCGCTCACGCAGGTGGAGGCGGCGGGCGATGAGGATGACACGCGCCGGTTCCGCTGCCGCGATCTCGCGCGGGCCGATACCCTCGGCCTGACCGACCTGGTCGTGCTACCGGTCGCGCCCGGCGACGAGTTGTACTACCTGCTTGCGGTCGGCGCGACGGGGGAGCACGGCCTGTCGGCGAACGACAGGGAGCTGCTGTCGGTGTTTGCGGTGTTTGCCCAGACGGTGCTCCGGAACGCGCTCCTCTTCCGGCGGCTGCAGCGGGCCAACCGGCTCCTCGAACGGTCCTCCGACCGGCTCGCCGACGCCGAGGCGATGGCGGCGCTGACCGATCTGACCTCCGGCGTGGCCCACGATTTCAACAACATCTTCGGCGGGATCATGGGCCGCGTGCAACTGCTCCGCCTCCGTGCGAGGGAACTCCCGCAGTTCAACGACGAGCTGGCGAAGGTCGAACGGCTGGTCGCCGAGGGGGCGGAGACGGTTCGCCGTCTGCAGGAGTTCGCCACCAGCGGGCGGGCCAAGGATGTGCAGCCGGTCGACCTTGTCGCGCTCGTGCAAAAGACGCTGCAGCCAGCCCAGGCGCGCTGGCGGGAACTGGCGGTCAGCAAGAGTATCCGGATAGAATTCCGCCCCGAAACGGAGGCCGCGGTCATCGAGGGTTGCGCTGAGGATCTCGCCACCGTCCTGCGAAAACTTCTCGAAAACGCCGTGGAGCACGCGCCGGAAGGATCCACCGTGGCGGTGGCGCTGGCGGCCGACGCCTCCGACTACCGGCTGCAGGTGTGCGACAGGGGCAAGGGGATTCCGCCGGAGGCAGGCAAGAAGATCTTCTACCCGTTCTTCACCACAAAAACGGAGCGCGGGGCGGGGCTGGGCCTGGCCATTGTCCACGGCATCGTGTCGCGACACGGCGGCAAAGTCGGATACGAATGTACGCCGGATGCCGGGACGGTGTTCACCGCGGCGTTCAAGCGGCCCGCGACGGTGGCCGAGATCTCCGAGGTCACCACGCGGCGGAAGGCGAGCGCCGCCGGGCTGCGCATCCTGGTGGTCGACGACGACGACCAGATCCGGGAGGTTCTCCGCGACATGCTCGTGATCGCCGGCCACCAGGCGGTGGCGTGCGCGAACGGTTTCGAGGCGCTGGAGACCGTGAACCGGGAGCCGTTTGATATCATGATCACCGATCTGGGGATGCCGGGGATGTCCGGGCTCGATCTGGCCGGGGCTGTGCACGAGCAGGCGCCGAAAATGCCGATCGCCATGATCACGGGTTGGGGGACGCAGTTGGACCAGCGGGAGATAGCGGCCAAGGGAGTGCGGGCGGTGCTGTCTAAGCCGTTTCATCTCAAGGATATTCGCGCGCTCGTCGACGAACTGGCGGGCGCCTGA
- a CDS encoding GAF domain-containing protein — protein MALPWAPFGAALFMLALLVLLRLYGKYLADQYREQFRNLVVGVGLFGLVAVLYLGEATGATAAVPFISQPPFLEVSAAILAITGAVLTASGASVWLPARRTGKILHDVPSEPLRREAEIVRAQLQDALALGAPLADSFTAIARVLKAALGGELSSLAMAYGEWDIRRYTAGGNGTHLTEKSLAREAAGLPQENDSPPPDRPFVTVDFERFLEPALAAVLRRQQLAAALLVPLGDPGGAAMLVAAARSAEEFGERERYLAAQVRFPLRLAVAVERERDRLARGMKRSEALARLSAQAAARLGDIDRLFAEAADVLRRSTGAAAVRIALFEDDGQFLRSRAAAAAHPVENAVPATGYLIRSLMPLHQSVQATGEALLISQAEAAERMSAAEAQQIYQSDLSTALLSPITAGTETLGIIALADRRGSRRFGFTDDDRTFAAAVAAVLAQAVRLHETPWGALTWRDRESGEDADRRAELRGRIRSSLTGILGSVEMLRARPVGPEAERFVEIIDRSARRIETIFSEETPAR, from the coding sequence ATGGCTTTGCCGTGGGCGCCGTTTGGCGCCGCCTTGTTCATGTTGGCGCTGCTGGTGCTGCTCAGACTATATGGCAAATACCTGGCGGATCAATACCGCGAGCAGTTCCGCAATCTCGTCGTCGGCGTCGGCCTGTTCGGTTTGGTGGCCGTGCTCTACCTCGGCGAGGCGACGGGGGCGACGGCCGCTGTGCCGTTCATTTCGCAGCCGCCGTTCCTGGAGGTAAGCGCGGCGATTCTCGCGATCACCGGGGCCGTGCTGACGGCCTCCGGGGCCTCCGTGTGGCTGCCGGCGCGTCGGACGGGGAAGATCCTCCATGACGTCCCGTCAGAACCGCTTCGGCGCGAGGCGGAAATCGTCCGCGCCCAGCTCCAGGACGCACTCGCCCTCGGGGCGCCGCTGGCGGATTCGTTCACGGCGATTGCGCGTGTGTTGAAAGCGGCGCTCGGGGGAGAATTGAGTTCGCTGGCGATGGCATACGGGGAGTGGGATATCCGCCGCTATACGGCCGGCGGCAACGGGACGCATTTGACGGAGAAGTCGCTGGCGCGGGAGGCGGCGGGCCTCCCGCAGGAGAATGACAGCCCGCCTCCGGACCGACCGTTCGTGACCGTGGATTTCGAGCGTTTCCTCGAGCCGGCGCTGGCCGCGGTGCTTCGCCGCCAGCAACTGGCGGCGGCGCTGTTGGTGCCGCTCGGCGATCCGGGCGGCGCGGCGATGCTGGTCGCGGCGGCGCGCTCGGCCGAGGAATTCGGCGAGCGCGAACGCTACCTCGCCGCGCAGGTGCGCTTTCCGCTGCGGCTGGCGGTGGCGGTCGAACGGGAACGCGACCGGCTGGCGCGCGGGATGAAGCGGTCGGAGGCGCTCGCCCGTTTGTCCGCCCAGGCGGCGGCCCGGCTGGGTGACATCGACCGGCTGTTCGCCGAAGCAGCCGACGTCCTTCGCCGGTCGACCGGAGCGGCTGCGGTGCGGATCGCGCTGTTTGAAGACGACGGGCAGTTCCTGCGGTCGCGGGCCGCGGCGGCGGCGCACCCGGTGGAGAACGCCGTGCCGGCGACCGGGTACCTGATCCGCTCGCTCATGCCCCTGCACCAGTCGGTCCAGGCGACGGGCGAGGCGCTCCTGATCAGCCAGGCCGAGGCGGCCGAGCGGATGTCGGCGGCGGAGGCGCAACAAATATACCAGAGCGATCTCTCGACCGCGCTCCTGTCGCCCATCACCGCGGGAACCGAGACGCTGGGGATCATTGCCCTGGCCGACCGCCGGGGGAGCCGCCGGTTCGGATTCACCGACGACGACCGGACATTCGCCGCGGCCGTGGCGGCGGTGCTGGCCCAGGCCGTGCGCCTGCACGAGACACCCTGGGGCGCGCTCACCTGGCGGGATCGCGAGAGTGGCGAGGATGCGGACCGCCGGGCGGAGCTGCGCGGCCGGATTCGCTCGTCGCTGACCGGCATCCTCGGGTCGGTGGAGATGCTCCGCGCCCGCCCGGTCGGCCCTGAGGCCGAACGCTTCGTGGAGATCATCGATCGGTCGGCCCGGCGCATCGAAACAATTTTCTCGGAGGAGACGCCGGCGCGCTGA
- the rnhC gene encoding ribonuclease HIII, whose translation MAAGDRRVIGVDESGKGDFFGPLVVAALAAPDSALADLKGLGVRDGKGIADRRLLTIDEQLRRAYPFAVEIMPPEEYNRAYEKIRNLNRLLADLHARAIDRLLRDHPADLVVVDQFGKTALVAEAVAFHGHSVALEQRFRAEEIPQVAAASIIARAEFIRQLQTLSREMGVELPKGAAAIVDRAGAALVRQHGRDILRKTAKIHFKNYQRVINPSLFPS comes from the coding sequence GTGGCGGCGGGGGACCGCCGCGTCATCGGGGTCGACGAATCCGGCAAGGGGGACTTCTTCGGCCCGCTGGTGGTCGCCGCGCTGGCGGCGCCCGACAGCGCGCTGGCGGACCTGAAGGGGCTGGGGGTGCGCGACGGCAAGGGAATTGCCGACCGGCGTCTCCTGACGATCGATGAGCAGTTGCGGCGCGCCTACCCCTTCGCAGTTGAAATCATGCCGCCCGAGGAATACAACCGGGCTTACGAGAAAATCCGCAATCTCAATCGGCTGCTGGCCGATCTCCACGCCCGGGCGATCGACCGTCTGCTGCGCGACCACCCGGCGGATTTGGTGGTGGTCGACCAGTTCGGCAAGACTGCCCTCGTGGCCGAGGCCGTGGCGTTCCATGGGCACTCGGTCGCGCTCGAGCAGCGGTTTCGCGCCGAGGAAATTCCACAGGTCGCCGCCGCTTCCATCATCGCCCGGGCCGAATTCATCCGGCAACTGCAGACGCTCTCGCGCGAAATGGGAGTGGAATTGCCGAAAGGGGCGGCGGCAATCGTGGATCGGGCGGGAGCCGCGCTGGTGCGGCAGCACGGGCGGGACATACTGCGGAAGACGGCCAAGATCCATTTCAAGAACTATCAGCGAGTCATCAATCCTTCTTTGTTCCCGTCGTGA
- the efp gene encoding elongation factor P, with protein MYSPSDFRKGLRIIVDEQPFYIVDYQHVKMGRGRANIRTRLKHMKTGAVIERVFGSNDTFKAPDTQERKMQYLYENAGEFSFMDTESFEQVVILADSLGDAKWYLVENSEYRVFFLDGQPISVDLPASVTLEVIYTEPAARGDTVSNVTKPAKLSTGLEVKVPPFVKEGDMVKVDTRTGEYLERAN; from the coding sequence ATGTATTCACCGTCGGATTTCAGAAAAGGGCTGCGCATAATAGTCGACGAACAACCGTTCTACATTGTCGATTACCAGCATGTGAAAATGGGCCGCGGGAGAGCCAACATCCGGACGCGGCTGAAACACATGAAAACCGGGGCGGTGATCGAAAGGGTGTTCGGCTCGAACGACACGTTCAAGGCGCCCGACACCCAGGAACGAAAAATGCAGTACCTGTACGAGAACGCCGGGGAGTTCAGTTTCATGGACACCGAGTCGTTCGAGCAGGTGGTGATCCTGGCTGATTCGCTGGGCGACGCCAAGTGGTACCTGGTGGAGAACAGCGAGTACCGGGTGTTCTTCCTGGATGGTCAGCCGATCTCGGTCGATCTGCCGGCATCGGTCACTCTCGAGGTCATCTATACGGAACCGGCCGCCCGCGGCGACACGGTGAGCAATGTCACCAAGCCGGCCAAGCTGTCCACCGGGCTCGAGGTGAAAGTCCCGCCGTTCGTCAAGGAGGGGGACATGGTGAAGGTGGACACGCGGACGGGCGAGTATCTCGAGCGGGCGAACTAG
- a CDS encoding PAS domain S-box protein: MRPGRHKFQTEVQLGILALVFLLLFLNFTSNFLLYAARSSKRAAVAAHLAEAGQAVLRLMAERGAEGATGEGQSEIMRRFRLESLWILPAAPESRAVEDRRRWLAAVADRFPPDRVPGIVRQVVAGKPGRLNRGEGAEYFLLQAAPGPGGAKLLLVSRREPELARLDDVYRLALVMSLIALVATAAVYVILARLIFAPFRKAKEEARTAGRTVDESDDDVEVLLNDYRRMIAELREKERELLRLNLEISRRAGSLEQFNRYLLASMPSGIVTVDRAGRIQTINAAAERILGLREGEARGRFHAELMPRELAEAIAGPLVDEAGGEYREVTPAGLPDTPVLGIAASTVWDGEGEPIGAALLINDATEITQLREQLERRLRLAALGEMSGGLAHQLRNSLGAIAGYLNLLKRRLGKRGVEEPAVAELADEAAQAESLVRRFLEFARPLQADLQAVPLRDLIGQAAASFATREAYPRVEIAVGEIPEVVIPADPLLLRQALLNLIENAANAYSGAAGKIEIDAAAGNGETAIRVRDRACGIAPENVAKIFTPFYSSRPSGTGLGLALVSKIVDLHKGRIEVDSRVGRGSTFTITLPVGAPQPAAAEGPAEMRVRG; this comes from the coding sequence ATGAGGCCCGGCCGGCACAAGTTCCAGACCGAGGTGCAACTGGGCATTCTCGCCCTGGTCTTCCTGCTTTTGTTTCTGAATTTCACGTCCAATTTTCTCCTTTACGCCGCGCGCTCGAGCAAACGGGCGGCGGTGGCGGCGCACCTGGCCGAGGCGGGGCAGGCGGTCCTCCGGCTGATGGCTGAGCGGGGGGCCGAGGGCGCGACCGGGGAAGGGCAGTCGGAAATCATGCGCCGGTTCCGTCTCGAGAGCCTGTGGATCCTGCCGGCGGCGCCCGAGAGCCGGGCGGTCGAGGACCGGCGGCGCTGGCTCGCGGCGGTGGCCGACCGGTTTCCCCCGGACCGGGTGCCGGGAATTGTGCGGCAGGTCGTCGCCGGAAAACCGGGCCGGCTCAATCGCGGGGAAGGCGCGGAGTATTTCCTTCTCCAGGCGGCGCCGGGACCCGGGGGGGCGAAGCTGCTCCTGGTCTCCCGCCGCGAGCCGGAACTGGCCCGCCTCGATGACGTCTACCGGCTGGCGCTGGTCATGTCGCTCATTGCGCTGGTGGCCACCGCCGCGGTGTATGTGATTCTCGCACGGCTCATCTTTGCGCCCTTCCGGAAGGCCAAGGAAGAGGCGCGCACGGCCGGCCGGACGGTGGACGAGAGCGATGACGATGTCGAGGTGCTGCTCAACGACTACCGGCGGATGATCGCGGAGCTGCGCGAGAAAGAGCGGGAACTGCTTCGCCTCAACCTCGAGATCAGCCGGCGGGCCGGCTCGCTCGAGCAGTTCAACCGGTACCTGCTGGCCTCGATGCCATCGGGGATTGTCACGGTCGACCGGGCGGGCAGGATCCAGACGATCAATGCGGCGGCGGAGCGGATTCTCGGCCTGCGGGAAGGCGAGGCGCGCGGGCGGTTCCACGCGGAGCTGATGCCCCGGGAACTGGCAGAGGCTATCGCGGGGCCGCTTGTCGACGAAGCGGGCGGGGAGTATCGGGAGGTGACGCCGGCGGGGCTGCCGGATACACCGGTGCTGGGGATTGCGGCCTCGACGGTGTGGGACGGAGAAGGGGAGCCGATCGGCGCGGCGCTGCTGATCAATGACGCGACCGAGATCACTCAGTTGCGGGAACAGCTCGAACGGCGGTTGCGGCTGGCGGCGCTCGGCGAAATGTCGGGCGGGCTTGCGCACCAGTTGCGCAACTCGCTGGGGGCGATCGCCGGCTACCTGAACCTTCTGAAGCGGCGGCTGGGCAAGCGGGGGGTGGAGGAACCGGCGGTGGCGGAGCTCGCGGACGAGGCGGCGCAGGCCGAATCGCTCGTGCGGCGGTTCCTGGAATTCGCCCGCCCGCTGCAGGCGGATCTCCAGGCGGTCCCGCTGCGCGACCTGATCGGCCAGGCGGCGGCGAGTTTTGCCACGCGGGAAGCGTATCCGCGGGTCGAAATTGCGGTGGGCGAAATCCCCGAGGTCGTGATTCCCGCCGATCCGCTCCTCTTGCGCCAGGCGCTTCTCAACCTGATCGAGAACGCAGCCAACGCCTACTCCGGGGCGGCCGGGAAAATCGAGATCGACGCGGCGGCGGGGAACGGGGAAACGGCTATCCGGGTCCGCGACCGCGCTTGCGGGATCGCCCCGGAGAATGTGGCGAAGATCTTCACGCCGTTCTATTCCTCGCGCCCCTCGGGCACCGGGCTGGGGCTGGCCCTCGTCAGCAAGATTGTCGACCTGCACAAGGGGCGGATCGAGGTGGATTCGCGGGTGGGCCGGGGGAGCACGTTTACGATCACCCTGCCGGTCGGCGCGCCGCAGCCCGCCGCCGCCGAAGGGCCGGCGGAGATGCGGGTACGGGGGTAA
- a CDS encoding prepilin peptidase → MNTLILIWIGAVGLAIGSFLNVVIYRLPLKKRFGLGRSICPKCGTQLRWYHNIPLASWAALRGKCAFCRQPISWRYPLVELMTAGAYVYFWAYLGFSPMFFVWAALVSALIVIIFVDLDHQIIPDSITLSGMAAGLAASFLPNGLGIVQSLIGLVVGGGSLYLIAVLGEALFRKEAMGGGDIKMAAMLGAFLGWQKVLLVFLAAAVIGLVVGVIAMLISSKMRRDRMIPFGPYLAVAAVISGLYGDRIIGFYLTRIVGLN, encoded by the coding sequence ATGAATACACTCATTCTCATCTGGATCGGCGCGGTCGGGTTGGCGATCGGCTCGTTTCTCAACGTCGTCATCTACCGGCTGCCGCTGAAGAAGCGGTTCGGCCTCGGGCGGTCGATCTGTCCGAAGTGCGGGACGCAGCTGCGGTGGTACCACAACATTCCGCTGGCCAGCTGGGCCGCTCTGCGGGGGAAGTGTGCATTCTGCCGGCAGCCGATTTCGTGGCGGTACCCGCTGGTGGAGCTGATGACGGCCGGGGCGTACGTGTACTTCTGGGCCTACCTCGGGTTCAGCCCCATGTTCTTTGTCTGGGCGGCACTCGTCTCGGCCCTCATCGTGATCATCTTCGTGGATCTCGACCACCAGATCATTCCCGATTCGATCACGCTGTCGGGCATGGCGGCGGGGCTGGCGGCGTCGTTTCTACCGAACGGGCTCGGCATCGTGCAGTCACTCATCGGTCTCGTCGTGGGTGGAGGATCGCTCTACCTGATCGCGGTGCTGGGGGAGGCGCTGTTCCGCAAAGAGGCGATGGGCGGCGGGGACATCAAGATGGCGGCGATGCTGGGGGCCTTCCTCGGATGGCAGAAAGTGCTCCTGGTGTTTCTCGCGGCGGCCGTGATCGGCCTGGTCGTGGGCGTCATCGCCATGCTGATCTCATCGAAGATGCGCCGCGACCGGATGATTCCCTTCGGGCCGTACCTGGCGGTGGCCGCCGTGATCAGCGGCCTCTACGGCGACCGCATCATCGGGTTCTACCTGACCCGGATCGTCGGCCTCAACTGA
- a CDS encoding 16S rRNA (uracil(1498)-N(3))-methyltransferase, with translation MPTPLPIFYAPPEDLSGDAVVLRGDEAHHALRVLRLGIGDRLLVIDGLGAARRGEIVEAGARGATVTVRVRDTIRNFGEPAVRLTLAAGLSAGAKFDAVVQRGTELGVQRFVPILGEKSKVRMEDAGRAAARVRRLEKVALAAVKQCRRSYRPEIALPTGLESFLAYTDPEALNLVFHAAPGGKPLSAQAIPPGVSRVSLLVGPEAGFSEAEAGRAIAAGYAPISLGPRILRSETAGPVVCALVMHALGELS, from the coding sequence ATGCCGACCCCGCTCCCCATCTTCTACGCTCCCCCTGAGGACCTCTCCGGAGACGCGGTTGTGCTCCGGGGGGATGAGGCGCACCATGCCCTGCGCGTCCTGCGCCTGGGCATCGGGGACCGCCTGCTGGTGATCGACGGTCTCGGCGCCGCGCGGCGGGGGGAGATCGTCGAGGCGGGAGCGCGGGGGGCGACGGTGACCGTGCGAGTCCGCGACACGATCCGCAATTTCGGGGAGCCGGCCGTGCGGCTGACGCTGGCGGCCGGGCTGTCGGCGGGGGCGAAGTTCGACGCCGTGGTCCAGAGAGGAACCGAGCTGGGCGTGCAGCGGTTCGTGCCGATTCTCGGGGAGAAATCCAAGGTCAGGATGGAGGACGCCGGGCGGGCGGCGGCCCGGGTGCGCCGCCTGGAGAAGGTGGCCCTGGCGGCCGTCAAGCAATGCCGCCGTTCCTATCGCCCGGAGATTGCCCTGCCGACCGGCCTCGAGTCGTTCCTCGCGTACACCGACCCCGAGGCCCTGAACCTCGTGTTTCACGCCGCGCCGGGGGGAAAGCCGCTCTCGGCCCAGGCGATCCCGCCGGGCGTGTCAAGGGTCTCGCTGCTGGTGGGTCCGGAGGCGGGGTTTTCCGAGGCCGAGGCGGGGCGGGCGATCGCGGCCGGCTACGCGCCGATCAGTCTCGGCCCGCGCATCCTTCGGAGCGAGACAGCCGGTCCGGTGGTCTGCGCGCTGGTCATGCACGCGCTCGGCGAGTTGAGTTAG